Proteins from a genomic interval of Chitinophagaceae bacterium:
- a CDS encoding queuosine precursor transporter, whose translation MNQSYHSRKNNLFIMLAAVFVTNALVAEIIGVKIFSLENSLGVAPAQIHLFNGFVLDFNLTAGAIIWPFVFIVTDIINEYFGKEKLKQISYITASLIGYSFLIIYISTVLAPSPFWIDINKTSIGTDDFNINSAFLVIFRQGIGIMLGSIVAFLVGQVVDTIVFHKIKQRTQHKRVWLRSTGSTLVSQFIDSFIVIFIAFYLFAPEAQRWSISQVLSIGIINYIYKGFVAVLLIPFIYFCHYCIDEYLGKEEKDLGNTL comes from the coding sequence ATGAATCAATCATACCATTCTCGTAAAAATAACCTTTTTATAATGCTTGCTGCTGTTTTTGTAACAAATGCTTTGGTAGCAGAAATAATAGGAGTAAAAATTTTTTCTTTAGAAAACTCATTAGGAGTAGCACCAGCTCAAATACACTTATTCAATGGCTTTGTTTTAGATTTTAACCTTACAGCAGGAGCCATCATTTGGCCCTTTGTATTTATCGTTACAGACATTATTAATGAATATTTCGGAAAAGAAAAGTTAAAACAAATAAGCTATATTACTGCTTCACTGATAGGATATTCTTTTTTGATTATTTATATTTCTACGGTATTAGCCCCTTCGCCTTTTTGGATAGATATTAACAAAACCTCTATCGGCACAGATGATTTTAATATAAATTCTGCTTTTCTGGTTATTTTTAGACAAGGAATAGGAATTATGCTAGGCTCTATAGTTGCTTTCTTAGTAGGGCAGGTAGTAGATACTATCGTTTTTCACAAAATAAAACAAAGAACCCAACATAAAAGAGTATGGCTTAGAAGCACAGGATCCACTTTAGTAAGCCAATTTATAGATAGTTTTATCGTAATATTTATTGCTTTTTATCTTTTTGCACCCGAAGCACAGCGCTGGTCAATATCACAGGTATTATCTATAGGTATCATAAACTATATCTACAAAGGATTTGTAGCAGTTCTATTAATCCCCTTTATTTATTTTTGTCATTACTGTATCGATGAATACTTAGGAAAAGAAGAAAAAGATTTAGGAAATACTTTGTAA